A genomic window from Methanobacterium sp. BRmetb2 includes:
- a CDS encoding deoxyribonuclease — protein sequence MSEIPVTDNHIHVDPINGEGPLEVAKKFERAGGNIMIIPNKPTWTVSDTCSFKEAMELVVSYVNEINSKTQTKAYAIVGVHPAELSRLIKNGVPHNRAEEMMKDALKTAQRIVQKGDAIGIGEIGRPHYEVSPEELEIHNKLILYSMELASDADCAVQLHTESATSKEFEEFANMAHESKLKAYKVVKHFSGPLVNKKENFGLTPSLISTRTVVIEGLKKGKNFLMETDYLDDLNRPGAVLGPKTVPRRTNELIRKEILSLEDAYTIHVKNVEKVYGIDLDF from the coding sequence ATGTCTGAAATACCTGTAACGGATAATCACATCCACGTAGATCCCATTAATGGGGAAGGTCCTTTAGAAGTTGCTAAAAAATTTGAAAGAGCTGGTGGGAATATAATGATAATACCTAACAAACCTACCTGGACTGTTAGTGATACTTGCTCTTTTAAAGAGGCTATGGAATTAGTGGTTTCCTATGTAAATGAAATAAACTCCAAAACCCAAACTAAAGCATATGCCATTGTTGGAGTACATCCCGCCGAACTTTCCAGACTGATCAAAAATGGAGTGCCCCATAACAGAGCAGAAGAAATGATGAAAGATGCCTTGAAGACTGCACAGCGAATAGTCCAAAAGGGTGATGCCATTGGTATAGGGGAAATAGGACGACCTCATTATGAAGTAAGCCCTGAAGAACTAGAAATCCATAATAAACTCATTTTATATTCTATGGAACTTGCAAGTGATGCAGATTGTGCTGTACAGCTGCATACTGAAAGTGCTACTAGCAAAGAATTCGAAGAATTTGCAAACATGGCCCACGAAAGTAAACTAAAAGCATACAAAGTAGTCAAACATTTTTCAGGGCCTTTAGTGAATAAAAAAGAAAATTTTGGATTAACTCCCTCACTTATATCAACCAGAACTGTAGTAATAGAAGGTTTAAAGAAAGGTAAAAACTTTTTAATGGAAACTGATTATCTGGATGATTTAAATCGGCCAGGTGCAGTTTTAGGTCCTAAAACAGTTCCCAGAAGAACCAATGAATTAATAAGAAAAGAAATTTTAAGTCTGGAGGATGCATACACAATTCATGTGAAGAACGTGGAGAAGGTCTATGGTATAGACCTTGATTTTTAG
- a CDS encoding TIGR00267 family protein, whose product MNIKEFINEYFKMSRYVALGSLDGILAVMGVTLAASGVAAVGDANIPNYIIGLTGLSGGIALALSNAFGSFIGERAEEVRTLRELERKMVREEGSLDDTLIHQQAKRRIYMSMVTHGFSSFIGSFVPVVPFLFLGDRLTAIIVTVCFCFVALVFLGIYLGKVSKESILKTSVEIVAIGIFISLVSFLIGGGHG is encoded by the coding sequence ATGAATATCAAAGAATTTATCAATGAATATTTTAAAATGAGCAGATACGTTGCTTTAGGTAGTCTTGACGGAATTTTAGCTGTTATGGGTGTTACATTGGCTGCCAGTGGTGTTGCTGCTGTGGGAGATGCAAATATTCCTAATTACATCATCGGCCTTACTGGTTTGAGCGGAGGAATAGCTTTAGCTTTATCAAATGCATTCGGTTCTTTTATTGGTGAGCGAGCCGAAGAAGTTCGTACCTTACGTGAACTGGAGCGTAAAATGGTCCGGGAAGAAGGATCTTTAGATGATACTTTAATTCACCAGCAAGCTAAAAGAAGGATATATATGAGTATGGTTACCCATGGTTTTTCCAGTTTTATCGGGTCATTTGTACCTGTTGTGCCCTTTCTTTTTTTAGGAGATAGGTTAACTGCTATAATTGTCACAGTTTGTTTTTGTTTTGTTGCTTTAGTATTTCTGGGAATTTATCTTGGAAAAGTTTCCAAGGAAAGTATATTAAAAACTAGTGTGGAAATCGTGGCCATAGGAATATTTATATCACTGGTCAGTTTCCTCATTGGAGGCGGTCATGGTTAA
- the hmgA gene encoding hydroxymethylglutaryl-CoA reductase (NADPH), translating to MLNEKELINKISNGEIKLHEIEKHVKDFNKAVEIRRKYIESISNNKMEHVANFSMNMEDAGKRNIENPIGAIQIPVGVAGPLKINGEHTQGNFYVPLATSEGALVASVNRGCSVISQSGGATVRIIDDKMTRAPVLKTESVTEALELKKWIENHFSELKKAAEVTTRHGKLIKIEPILVVGRYVYPRFVYTTGDSMGMNMVTIATEAALNLLQYKTGAHVVALSSNVCVDKKPAAINLIEGRGKTVVAEVIVPESIVEKKLKTSIEAIKEVNLSKNFMGSAIAGSMGFNAHYANMIGAVFLATGQDEAHVVEGSLGITIAEDKNGDLYFAVTLPDLPLATFGGGTRLETAKECLEIMDAYGSGKIGKFAEIVGGIVLAGELSLMGAIAAGHLARAHKELGRG from the coding sequence ATGTTAAATGAAAAAGAATTGATCAATAAAATATCTAATGGTGAAATAAAATTACATGAAATTGAAAAACATGTGAAGGACTTCAACAAAGCCGTGGAAATTAGAAGAAAGTACATTGAATCTATTTCCAATAACAAAATGGAACATGTAGCTAATTTCTCCATGAACATGGAAGATGCAGGTAAAAGAAACATAGAAAATCCTATTGGGGCTATACAAATACCAGTAGGTGTGGCTGGTCCTTTGAAGATAAATGGTGAACACACCCAGGGAAATTTTTATGTACCTCTGGCAACATCAGAAGGGGCTTTAGTAGCTTCAGTTAATAGAGGATGCTCTGTAATATCTCAATCAGGCGGTGCCACTGTTAGAATAATTGATGATAAAATGACCAGAGCACCAGTTTTAAAGACAGAATCTGTAACTGAAGCACTGGAATTGAAAAAATGGATAGAAAACCATTTCAGTGAACTTAAAAAGGCAGCTGAGGTAACAACCAGACATGGAAAACTGATTAAAATTGAACCTATTCTGGTTGTGGGTCGATATGTCTACCCCCGTTTTGTATATACCACTGGAGACAGTATGGGAATGAACATGGTTACCATAGCAACAGAAGCTGCTTTAAATCTTTTGCAGTATAAAACGGGAGCACATGTGGTGGCTTTGAGCAGTAATGTATGTGTTGATAAAAAACCAGCAGCAATAAACCTCATTGAAGGAAGGGGAAAAACAGTTGTTGCAGAAGTTATCGTTCCAGAAAGTATTGTTGAAAAGAAACTTAAAACATCTATTGAGGCTATAAAAGAAGTTAATCTATCAAAAAATTTCATGGGATCTGCCATTGCCGGTTCTATGGGATTTAATGCTCATTATGCTAACATGATCGGGGCGGTTTTCCTGGCCACAGGACAGGATGAGGCACATGTTGTTGAAGGGAGTCTGGGTATAACCATAGCCGAGGATAAAAATGGAGATTTATACTTTGCAGTTACCCTGCCAGATTTGCCACTGGCCACTTTTGGTGGAGGTACCCGGTTAGAAACTGCTAAAGAATGTTTAGAGATCATGGATGCTTATGGTTCTGGAAAGATTGGAAAATTCGCAGAAATTGTGGGAGGAATAGTTTTAGCTGGTGAACTTTCATTAATGGGAGCTATTGCAGCCGGACACCTTGCCCGGGCCCATAAAGAATTAGGTAGAGGATAA
- a CDS encoding peptidase, whose translation MNGSSIWKLRLRLWFATVLLFGLLYAIVAAVSYYFGFGSPLMFGFFALVIVLGQYLLGPFMVESMMKVRYVSEAEAPNLHRMVGELAYNAGIPKPKVGISEIGVPNAFAFGKSKGDGRVCVTRGIINLLDEDELKAVLGHEISHIRHMDMMVMTLLSVVPLICYYIFISTLFSGGRNREGGAALIGVAALAGYILGNLLVLFVSRVREYYADQGSVELGNPPHKLASALYKLVYGSAAANKDEIKEVEGIKAFFVNDISDAGNEISDLRQLDMDMDGVISESELSRLKYSETKVSLSHKVMEIMSTHPNMVKRIKKLSELS comes from the coding sequence ATGAACGGTTCAAGTATTTGGAAGTTAAGACTTCGACTATGGTTTGCAACAGTACTATTATTCGGGCTACTTTATGCTATAGTGGCTGCTGTAAGCTATTATTTTGGATTTGGCAGTCCATTAATGTTTGGTTTCTTTGCACTAGTCATTGTACTGGGGCAGTACCTCTTGGGTCCTTTTATGGTCGAATCCATGATGAAAGTTAGATATGTATCCGAAGCAGAGGCCCCCAATCTTCACCGTATGGTGGGAGAATTAGCCTACAATGCAGGCATACCTAAGCCAAAGGTAGGTATATCTGAAATTGGAGTACCTAATGCTTTTGCATTCGGTAAATCTAAAGGAGATGGAAGGGTTTGTGTAACCCGTGGAATTATCAATTTATTGGATGAAGATGAACTAAAAGCTGTTTTAGGTCATGAAATATCCCATATAAGGCACATGGACATGATGGTAATGACTTTACTTAGTGTAGTGCCTTTGATATGTTATTACATATTTATAAGCACGTTATTCTCTGGAGGTCGAAATAGGGAAGGTGGAGCCGCACTAATTGGAGTAGCTGCACTTGCAGGCTATATATTAGGTAACTTGCTGGTTCTATTTGTATCAAGAGTAAGAGAATATTATGCCGATCAGGGCAGTGTTGAACTGGGGAATCCACCACATAAACTTGCCAGTGCCCTATACAAACTTGTTTATGGCTCAGCAGCAGCGAACAAAGATGAAATAAAAGAGGTAGAAGGAATAAAGGCCTTCTTTGTTAATGACATATCAGATGCAGGTAACGAAATATCTGATCTCAGGCAACTGGACATGGACATGGATGGAGTTATAAGTGAAAGTGAACTTTCAAGGCTTAAATACAGTGAGACTAAGGTCAGCTTATCTCATAAAGTCATGGAAATAATGTCCACCCATCCAAATATGGTAAAAAGAATAAAAAAACTCTCAGAGTTAAGTTAG
- a CDS encoding phage repressor protein, with the protein MKSRSWIIAGIIVVFIVAAASAYLYQGLDKVDVTIDTNGTEITVKTTASIFNNAPPEMTTEIEQYVTNAVKDYHSTVESIQKDVQEIVKSYGYKEATVTINSQFGLNQLPMPAVVNGDSMVPTLKNGQQIVVLKTDNYKVGDIVVAVHPEYDLIVKRLSKIEGDRVYLTSDNKNVETTTIYHSTYYEVITKTPLNTWLPKDSVIGVVKVY; encoded by the coding sequence TTGAAATCAAGATCATGGATAATTGCAGGTATAATCGTGGTTTTTATTGTAGCGGCAGCTTCTGCCTATTTATACCAAGGGTTAGATAAAGTTGATGTAACCATAGATACAAATGGAACGGAAATAACCGTCAAAACTACTGCTTCAATTTTTAATAATGCACCGCCCGAGATGACGACAGAAATTGAACAATATGTTACCAATGCAGTTAAAGATTATCACAGCACGGTAGAAAGCATACAGAAAGATGTTCAGGAGATTGTTAAATCATACGGTTATAAAGAGGCTACAGTAACTATTAACTCCCAGTTTGGATTAAATCAACTCCCTATGCCTGCTGTTGTAAATGGAGATTCTATGGTGCCTACTTTAAAAAACGGACAGCAAATTGTTGTTCTTAAAACAGATAACTATAAAGTTGGTGACATAGTTGTGGCGGTTCATCCAGAATATGATCTTATAGTAAAAAGGTTGTCAAAAATTGAAGGTGACCGAGTCTATTTAACCAGTGACAACAAGAATGTAGAAACTACAACCATATACCATTCCACCTACTACGAAGTAATCACTAAAACTCCATTAAACACTTGGCTTCCTAAAGATAGTGTTATTGGTGTTGTGAAAGTTTATTAA
- a CDS encoding succinate--CoA ligase subunit alpha: protein MILLDENTRCIVQGITGMQGSFHTEQMLKYGTKIVAGTSPGKGGQKFQDIDIYNTIEEAKEEISINASIIFVPAPFAKDAAFEAISQLDLVVIITEHIPIHDSMEIVEYARRENSVVIGPNTPGIITPGIGKLGIMPTHIFNDGNIGIVSRSGTLTYEVASQITNSGMGQSSCLGIGGDPVVGLDFSDVLSRFEEDKRTEAMVMIGEIGGNAEEKAAEFIADNISKPVVAYIAGTTAPPGKRMGHAGAIIEGEAGTAATKMRALEDAGVQVATRPSDIVGIIKNIL from the coding sequence ATGATACTTCTTGATGAAAATACCAGATGCATTGTGCAGGGAATAACTGGAATGCAAGGATCATTCCACACAGAACAGATGCTTAAATATGGAACAAAAATTGTGGCTGGAACATCGCCAGGAAAAGGTGGCCAGAAATTCCAAGACATTGATATTTATAACACCATTGAAGAGGCAAAAGAAGAGATAAGTATAAATGCTTCCATAATTTTCGTTCCTGCACCATTTGCTAAAGATGCTGCATTTGAAGCAATTTCACAGTTAGATTTAGTTGTAATTATAACTGAGCATATACCCATCCATGATTCAATGGAAATAGTAGAATATGCTCGCAGAGAAAATTCAGTGGTTATTGGACCTAACACGCCAGGTATAATAACCCCTGGAATAGGTAAATTGGGTATTATGCCCACCCATATATTTAATGATGGGAACATAGGTATCGTATCTCGAAGTGGAACTTTAACCTATGAAGTTGCCAGTCAAATTACCAATTCTGGAATGGGACAGAGTTCATGTTTAGGTATTGGTGGAGATCCAGTAGTTGGGCTTGATTTTTCGGATGTTTTGTCTCGCTTCGAAGAAGACAAAAGAACTGAAGCAATGGTAATGATAGGGGAGATCGGTGGAAATGCTGAGGAAAAAGCAGCTGAATTTATAGCAGATAATATATCCAAACCAGTTGTAGCTTATATTGCCGGCACCACCGCTCCACCAGGAAAACGTATGGGTCATGCAGGGGCTATAATAGAAGGAGAAGCAGGAACTGCTGCAACTAAAATGAGGGCACTTGAAGATGCAGGCGTTCAAGTTGCAACACGTCCTTCAGATATTGTTGGAATTATAAAAAACATTTTATAA
- the aroD gene encoding type I 3-dehydroquinate dehydratase, protein MEKDSKLLEKSALKAIDVGADILELRIDFLKNPDPHTMQRLIYDLDYPIIATNRMQNEGGFFIGSEVERTDILIKAAKYAEFIDIELQTQSKYRKPVINKANSTIISFHDFKKTPPLKDLLKIVDESKKIGDIAKFAVMPHTLKDTLTVLEVLTNVEDTIGIAMGDMGRYTRIIAPVFGSPITYASLDNASAPGQLDVESTKNILNQIL, encoded by the coding sequence ATGGAAAAAGACTCTAAGCTGCTGGAAAAATCAGCATTAAAAGCTATTGATGTAGGTGCAGATATACTGGAATTGAGGATTGACTTTCTTAAAAACCCTGATCCCCACACTATGCAAAGATTAATATACGATCTTGATTATCCTATTATAGCAACCAACAGGATGCAAAATGAAGGTGGTTTCTTCATTGGTTCCGAAGTAGAACGAACTGATATATTAATAAAAGCCGCAAAATACGCTGAATTTATTGACATTGAGCTTCAAACTCAAAGTAAATACAGAAAACCCGTGATAAATAAAGCTAATTCAACAATTATCTCATTTCACGATTTTAAAAAGACCCCTCCCCTGAAAGATCTTCTCAAAATTGTGGATGAATCTAAAAAAATTGGTGACATAGCTAAATTTGCAGTAATGCCACACACACTTAAAGATACCTTGACAGTATTAGAAGTACTAACCAATGTAGAAGACACTATTGGAATAGCCATGGGTGATATGGGAAGATATACTAGAATTATTGCCCCAGTTTTTGGTTCTCCCATAACTTACGCATCATTAGATAATGCATCTGCCCCAGGGCAATTGGATGTTGAATCTACAAAAAATATATTAAACCAGATTTTATAA